Proteins from a single region of Murdochiella vaginalis:
- a CDS encoding metal-dependent transcriptional regulator: MHNIHDSEENYLEAIVVLERDLGVVRSIDVANHLELSRASVSNAMKKLEQEGRVTMEDDGSLQLSSSGRAIGEEIDLRHRTLRDWFLHVGVSPEVAEEDACKVEHAISAETFDCLRAYFDQNIRRSEK, translated from the coding sequence ATGCATAATATTCATGACTCAGAAGAAAATTATCTCGAAGCCATTGTCGTCTTGGAACGAGATCTTGGCGTAGTGCGCTCGATAGATGTTGCCAATCATCTGGAATTAAGCCGTGCGTCGGTCAGCAACGCTATGAAAAAATTGGAGCAAGAAGGTCGCGTGACGATGGAAGATGACGGTTCTCTTCAACTCTCTTCTTCGGGAAGAGCGATTGGAGAAGAAATTGATTTGCGTCATCGCACGCTTAGGGACTGGTTCTTGCACGTCGGCGTTTCCCCCGAGGTGGCGGAAGAGGATGCCTGCAAGGTGGAGCATGCCATCTCCGCGGAAACCTTTGATTGCCTACGCGCCTATTTCGATCAAAATATTCGGAGATCCGAAAAATAA
- a CDS encoding Hsp20/alpha crystallin family protein, producing the protein MKLVPYRRTLSPSFAVMNDMIDDFFKSGLDNAVYDSFKVDVEKEADKYVVTADLPGMTKENVDVEVEEGVLTISVHQEEESEQSDKEKNYLHRERRMTNSSRRIRLGDINEEAIKAGLENGVLRVELPFAQEVTKKKSITIQ; encoded by the coding sequence ATGAAACTGGTACCGTATAGAAGAACTTTATCCCCGAGCTTTGCCGTGATGAACGACATGATCGATGACTTTTTCAAAAGCGGATTGGATAATGCCGTTTATGACTCGTTTAAGGTGGACGTTGAAAAAGAGGCGGACAAATACGTCGTTACGGCGGATCTTCCCGGCATGACCAAAGAAAACGTGGATGTCGAAGTGGAAGAGGGTGTGCTCACCATCTCTGTGCATCAGGAAGAGGAAAGCGAGCAAAGCGATAAAGAAAAGAATTATTTACATCGCGAACGCCGCATGACCAACAGCTCCCGTCGCATCCGTCTCGGCGACATCAACGAGGAAGCCATTAAAGCCGGCTTGGAAAACGGTGTGTTGCGTGTAGAGCTGCCCTTTGCGCAGGAAGTGACCAAAAAGAAATCCATCACCATTCAATAA
- a CDS encoding RND family transporter translates to MKRSAAFVLRHRIAVLLLFVVLTTLSAFAATKVPVNYDMADYLPAGAPSAKALHTLKKDFDFSMPNARVSYPVDSVREALTIKAKLQAADCVDQVLWLDDMVDIHTPTEQLDQRTVETYLKDGRAMFQVSADTVKARDSVKFLRSVKDDCWISGQLMELASAQNAVNTEIQSITLFIIPIVFAILLISTSSWLQPFLFLLTIGVSVLLNLGSNLILGSVSFITQAVSGVLQLAVSMDYAIFLLNRYNMNRAAGMENKEAMAAAIVRSSVAIASSAATTFFGFLALLFMQFRIGADLGIVMAKGIVFSFLTVLLFLPALILVLQRPLDRLAHRPLLPNFQRVGKLIYRRRYRFVLLIAIILVPAFLAAQNNAFVYGMGNYPKGSAAEHDVQAIDTHFGQQQQISLLVPRGDLQKEQRLQNKLERIGPIDTVMSYVSMADAAIPQEVVSRKGLDLLVSPNYSHFILNANMAREGKIAFATVAEIRDAAKELYGDTIQMTGYPVVTDDMRATVRSDNLIVNGLAVLTIALTIAIAFRSLFLPILLVMTIEVAIWLNLSVPYFTGSPLSYIGFLIISTVQLGSTVDYAILYTEHYCDHRTRRNRRETLDLAARETIPSLLPPAMILTCSGLVLYLTSSLTIVSELGEVLARGAALSLLMVIFVLPGLLFVFDRLVERTSFGRHFMADHQNAFTKEEL, encoded by the coding sequence ATGAAACGAAGTGCTGCGTTTGTATTACGCCATCGCATCGCCGTCCTCCTGTTGTTTGTCGTCCTGACGACGCTTTCCGCTTTCGCGGCAACAAAGGTTCCGGTGAACTACGATATGGCGGATTATCTTCCTGCCGGGGCGCCATCCGCCAAGGCGCTGCACACATTAAAAAAAGACTTCGATTTTTCCATGCCGAATGCCCGTGTTTCGTATCCGGTCGATTCTGTGCGCGAAGCGCTTACGATCAAAGCAAAGCTGCAAGCAGCCGATTGCGTTGACCAGGTGCTATGGCTCGATGACATGGTAGATATCCACACGCCTACGGAACAGCTTGATCAGCGTACCGTAGAAACGTACCTGAAAGACGGTCGAGCCATGTTTCAAGTTTCTGCGGATACCGTCAAGGCCCGCGATTCCGTGAAATTTTTGCGTTCTGTGAAAGACGACTGCTGGATCTCCGGTCAGCTGATGGAATTGGCCAGTGCACAAAATGCCGTGAATACCGAAATTCAATCCATTACGCTGTTCATCATCCCCATCGTCTTTGCCATTTTGCTCATCAGCACGTCGTCTTGGCTACAGCCGTTTCTGTTCTTATTGACCATTGGGGTGAGCGTATTGCTCAACCTCGGCTCAAACCTAATTCTGGGCAGTGTGTCATTCATCACCCAGGCCGTTTCCGGGGTCCTACAGCTGGCCGTATCCATGGATTACGCAATTTTCTTGCTCAACCGCTACAATATGAACCGAGCTGCCGGCATGGAGAATAAGGAAGCCATGGCGGCCGCCATTGTGCGTTCCTCGGTTGCGATCGCCTCTTCCGCCGCCACCACCTTTTTCGGCTTCTTGGCGTTGCTCTTTATGCAATTTCGCATTGGTGCCGATCTTGGCATTGTGATGGCGAAGGGCATTGTCTTCTCGTTTTTAACGGTACTCCTCTTCCTTCCGGCTCTTATTCTCGTGCTGCAACGTCCGCTGGATCGCTTAGCTCATCGCCCGCTGCTTCCGAATTTTCAACGCGTCGGCAAATTGATTTATCGCAGGCGGTATCGTTTTGTTCTGCTGATCGCCATTATCCTTGTTCCGGCGTTTTTAGCGGCACAGAATAATGCCTTTGTCTATGGAATGGGAAACTATCCGAAGGGAAGTGCCGCCGAACATGATGTGCAAGCCATCGATACGCATTTCGGACAGCAACAACAAATCTCCCTTTTAGTACCACGAGGCGATTTGCAGAAAGAACAACGGTTGCAAAACAAGCTCGAAAGAATCGGGCCGATCGATACCGTCATGTCCTATGTTTCCATGGCCGATGCCGCAATCCCTCAGGAGGTTGTGTCAAGAAAAGGACTGGATCTTCTGGTTTCACCGAATTACAGCCATTTCATTTTGAATGCAAACATGGCACGAGAAGGAAAGATCGCCTTTGCGACGGTGGCGGAAATTCGTGATGCTGCAAAAGAACTATATGGCGATACGATACAAATGACCGGCTATCCGGTGGTAACGGACGATATGCGCGCAACGGTGCGTTCCGATAACCTCATTGTGAACGGACTCGCAGTACTTACGATCGCCCTGACCATTGCAATCGCCTTCCGCTCACTCTTCCTGCCTATTCTTCTGGTGATGACCATTGAAGTCGCCATCTGGCTCAATCTCTCTGTGCCCTATTTCACGGGATCACCGTTAAGTTATATCGGCTTTCTCATCATTTCCACCGTACAGCTTGGTTCCACTGTGGATTATGCCATCCTGTACACGGAACATTACTGCGATCATCGTACGCGACGCAATCGTCGTGAAACGCTGGACTTGGCGGCTCGGGAAACCATTCCCTCGCTTTTACCTCCGGCAATGATTTTGACCTGTTCCGGGCTGGTTCTCTATCTCACCTCTTCCCTGACGATTGTCAGCGAGCTCGGTGAAGTCCTTGCCCGTGGCGCAGCACTTTCTCTGCTCATGGTCATTTTCGTTTTGCCGGGATTGCTCTTTGTCTTTGATCGTCTTGTGGAACGCACGTCATTCGGTCGCCATTTTATGGCGGATCATCAAAATGCTTTTACGAAGGAGGAGCTATGA
- a CDS encoding purine-nucleoside phosphorylase produces the protein MNTIQQKVEHCTQRVRVCLKEMPRIGIVLGSGLGDLAEAMEDPIYVPYASIDGFPTTTAPGHVGRFVFGRFEGIPTVMMQGRIHLYEGYPVSDCVLPIRLMASLGIESLILTNAAGAVNKTYHVGDFCLIKDHISSFVPSPLLGENVRAWGVRFPDMSEVYDRELRERMRRAGETAGCTLHDGVYMQFTGPAYETPAEIRMAATLGADMVGMSTVIEAVAAHHMGVRLVGVSLATNLAAGVGAEKLSEEEVIEEGKKAATRFQAMLRGFVAL, from the coding sequence ATGAATACGATACAGCAAAAAGTCGAGCATTGTACACAGCGGGTTCGTGTGTGTCTGAAGGAGATGCCGCGCATAGGCATTGTGTTGGGTTCCGGCTTGGGCGATCTGGCCGAGGCCATGGAAGATCCCATCTATGTTCCGTATGCATCAATTGATGGATTCCCAACAACAACAGCTCCGGGTCATGTCGGACGTTTCGTTTTTGGTCGTTTTGAAGGTATACCTACGGTGATGATGCAAGGGCGCATTCACCTGTATGAAGGCTATCCCGTGTCGGATTGCGTTTTGCCCATTCGGCTGATGGCATCGCTTGGAATCGAGTCGTTGATTTTGACGAATGCCGCAGGCGCGGTGAACAAGACATATCACGTAGGGGATTTTTGCCTAATTAAGGATCACATTTCATCCTTTGTTCCGTCGCCGCTTCTTGGCGAAAATGTCAGAGCCTGGGGCGTGCGTTTTCCGGATATGAGCGAAGTTTACGATCGCGAATTGCGTGAACGCATGCGCCGTGCGGGCGAGACTGCCGGCTGTACGCTGCATGACGGGGTGTATATGCAGTTTACGGGGCCTGCCTATGAGACGCCGGCTGAAATCCGCATGGCAGCCACTCTCGGCGCGGATATGGTGGGCATGTCGACAGTTATTGAAGCCGTTGCCGCGCACCACATGGGTGTGCGCCTGGTGGGCGTTTCGCTGGCCACCAATCTCGCCGCCGGCGTCGGTGCCGAAAAACTCAGCGAAGAGGAAGTCATTGAAGAGGGAAAGAAGGCGGCTACACGCTTTCAAGCGATGCTTCGCGGCTTTGTGGCACTATAG
- the thiT gene encoding energy-coupled thiamine transporter ThiT: MTESTLKMPSSNGFSTRMVAEAGVMIALAKILSFIKLFEMPMGGSVTLASMAPILFFAIRWGWKKGLLVGLVYGLVDYLLGGYTVHPLQVLLDYPLAYMMLGFAGLQRASEGDSFFSHLPSLLFAVALRLAMHVLSGCIFYSTIDFTKAGASLGQAFTLSNMGAGFVYSFQYNASFLGVDFLICLVVLALAWQPLRKRMHRA, encoded by the coding sequence ATGACGGAATCAACCTTGAAAATGCCGAGCAGCAACGGCTTCTCTACCCGCATGGTAGCGGAAGCCGGCGTTATGATCGCTTTGGCAAAAATTTTATCGTTTATTAAGCTTTTCGAAATGCCGATGGGTGGCAGCGTGACCTTGGCCTCCATGGCGCCGATCCTATTTTTTGCAATCCGTTGGGGATGGAAAAAAGGACTCTTAGTAGGACTGGTCTACGGCTTGGTGGACTATCTGTTGGGAGGATATACCGTTCATCCGCTTCAGGTGTTGCTGGACTACCCGTTGGCCTACATGATGCTGGGATTTGCCGGTTTGCAACGCGCCTCCGAAGGAGATAGCTTCTTTTCGCATCTGCCGTCGTTGCTTTTTGCTGTGGCGCTGCGCTTAGCCATGCACGTGCTTTCGGGATGCATTTTTTATTCCACCATCGACTTTACCAAGGCGGGCGCCTCGCTGGGACAGGCATTCACGCTTTCCAACATGGGAGCCGGCTTTGTGTATAGCTTTCAGTATAACGCGTCGTTTTTAGGCGTGGATTTTCTCATTTGCCTCGTGGTGCTCGCTCTGGCATGGCAACCGCTGCGAAAACGCATGCATCGCGCTTAA
- a CDS encoding 16S rRNA (uracil(1498)-N(3))-methyltransferase yields the protein MQQFFISAPLAVGGHVIFPADIERQLRRVLRVRGGETVRLIDAEGMPFLARLVLKKNGVEADCVEALQERRELSTPLILAPARIKKEKWEWMLQKATELGVSEIWPILTERVNEAEPSPNRLAREHRILQEAAEQCERHRIPYIQKTLSLEELLTVVRQRDDFFAIVLAERQEEKAPPLSEVLDSVVPEKAMVLIIGPEGGFSSTEFARFAEEKVAFAGLGPRILRAETAAILSVGMAAQLQERRARNR from the coding sequence ATGCAGCAATTTTTTATTTCCGCGCCGCTTGCGGTCGGTGGGCATGTGATATTTCCCGCAGATATCGAAAGACAGCTTCGCCGCGTCCTGCGTGTGCGTGGCGGTGAGACGGTGCGCCTCATTGATGCCGAGGGCATGCCGTTTCTGGCGCGCCTTGTTCTTAAGAAGAACGGCGTGGAAGCCGACTGTGTCGAAGCGCTGCAGGAGAGGCGCGAACTGTCTACACCGCTTATTCTGGCTCCCGCACGAATCAAAAAGGAAAAGTGGGAATGGATGCTGCAGAAGGCCACCGAATTGGGTGTTTCGGAAATCTGGCCGATACTGACAGAACGCGTAAACGAAGCGGAGCCCTCGCCGAATCGTCTTGCGCGAGAGCATCGCATTCTGCAGGAGGCGGCGGAACAGTGTGAACGCCATCGTATTCCGTACATACAGAAGACATTGTCGCTGGAGGAACTTCTCACCGTCGTTCGTCAACGAGACGATTTTTTTGCCATCGTGCTCGCGGAACGCCAAGAAGAAAAAGCGCCACCGTTAAGCGAAGTGCTTGACTCGGTGGTGCCTGAAAAAGCCATGGTTTTGATCATCGGTCCGGAAGGTGGATTTTCTTCCACGGAATTCGCCCGTTTCGCCGAAGAGAAGGTAGCCTTTGCCGGCCTTGGGCCGCGCATCCTCCGTGCGGAGACGGCCGCGATACTCAGTGTCGGAATGGCTGCCCAGTTGCAGGAGAGGCGGGCGAGGAATCGTTGA
- a CDS encoding M20/M25/M40 family metallo-hydrolase, producing the protein MRSKRIESLLKEFMALPTVTGTADEKLALPFYRTFFSSLPYFQKNATHWGTFPCSEDRLNREIAWGLVRGKTTRTVVLIHHMDVVDVEAFGDAQALAYRPDGVKPLFREGAIPVDDDVRADLQGDTWIFGRGTCDMKGGAAIQLTLLEEWAQKASKGELPEGSLLVIGVPDEETGSAGMRAAASLFAKLEEQFGLQYILMIDSEPHHRSSPDTRVIHDGSIGKMMPVVLARGKSVHLGDVYSGLNPIHLMSALVRQTELWPAMVEHRGNATTPGATWLGLRDRRKAYNVSLPELAGGYLNVLTLTRTPQEILSAICREAAIAGAKVLADRKGSYLPYRQETPFAPDEPAPLSVQVLTVQALKTALQEQNVDIASLEKPIAEKVKNGDLDFREGALQLMETYLRHWQSEDPCFLIGLAAPYYPPVNNADLASRNATDALVAELSRFVTTHFDQTLYVDNYFRGICDLSYAMFTADPATISFVEHNVLFWNQGYSIPLDAIRRYTMPVLNIGPWGKDLHTIRERVHREDLTIKTPALMEEAIEQAWEKL; encoded by the coding sequence GAAAAATGCAACGCATTGGGGAACCTTTCCCTGCTCGGAGGATCGTCTTAATCGCGAAATCGCCTGGGGCTTGGTGCGAGGGAAAACTACGCGAACCGTCGTTCTTATTCATCACATGGATGTCGTAGATGTGGAGGCCTTTGGGGATGCGCAGGCTCTTGCCTATCGTCCGGACGGTGTAAAACCTCTTTTTCGGGAGGGCGCAATTCCCGTCGATGATGACGTACGAGCCGATTTGCAGGGAGATACCTGGATTTTCGGGCGCGGCACCTGCGATATGAAAGGCGGTGCTGCCATTCAACTGACGCTGCTCGAGGAATGGGCGCAAAAGGCAAGTAAAGGAGAGTTGCCGGAAGGCAGCCTTCTCGTAATCGGTGTACCGGATGAAGAAACGGGCTCCGCCGGTATGCGTGCGGCTGCGTCCCTTTTTGCGAAACTGGAAGAACAATTCGGTTTGCAGTACATACTGATGATCGATTCGGAGCCGCATCATCGTTCCTCTCCGGATACAAGGGTGATTCATGACGGCAGCATCGGCAAGATGATGCCCGTTGTTTTGGCACGGGGCAAAAGCGTCCATTTAGGCGATGTGTATTCCGGTCTCAACCCGATTCATCTGATGAGCGCTCTGGTGCGACAAACGGAACTTTGGCCCGCCATGGTGGAACATCGCGGCAACGCCACCACGCCGGGTGCTACCTGGTTGGGGCTCCGTGATCGGCGAAAAGCCTACAACGTGTCCTTGCCGGAATTGGCCGGAGGCTATCTGAATGTGCTTACGCTTACGCGCACGCCGCAGGAGATCCTCTCGGCGATTTGTCGAGAAGCAGCCATTGCGGGAGCAAAAGTGTTAGCAGATCGCAAAGGAAGCTATCTGCCCTATCGGCAGGAAACGCCCTTTGCTCCGGACGAACCCGCTCCTCTTTCGGTGCAGGTGTTGACTGTACAGGCGCTGAAAACGGCATTGCAAGAACAGAACGTGGACATTGCCTCGCTGGAAAAACCTATTGCGGAAAAAGTAAAAAATGGCGATCTCGATTTTCGGGAAGGCGCGCTGCAACTGATGGAGACCTATCTTCGCCATTGGCAGAGCGAGGATCCCTGCTTTTTGATCGGTTTGGCCGCGCCCTACTATCCGCCGGTGAACAACGCTGATCTGGCAAGTCGAAACGCTACGGATGCTCTCGTTGCCGAACTGTCCCGCTTTGTTACGACACATTTCGATCAAACGCTCTACGTCGATAATTATTTTCGCGGAATTTGCGATCTCTCCTATGCGATGTTTACAGCCGATCCGGCGACAATTTCTTTCGTGGAACACAATGTCCTGTTCTGGAATCAAGGATATTCCATTCCGCTGGATGCGATCCGTCGTTATACCATGCCAGTTTTAAACATCGGACCCTGGGGAAAAGATCTGCATACGATCCGCGAGCGGGTGCATAGGGAAGACTTAACCATAAAAACGCCCGCTCTTATGGAGGAAGCCATCGAGCAGGCGTGGGAAAAGCTATAG
- the mtaB gene encoding tRNA (N(6)-L-threonylcarbamoyladenosine(37)-C(2))-methylthiotransferase MtaB, which produces MKRIKFHTLGCKVNQYETEAMEELFLRDGYQLAQGEEMADVVVINTCTVTHMSDAKSRQQIRKMKRENPNAIIAVVGCYAQVAADSLSALPEVDILLGTKGRQRLPALVEQVCSTGERQIAVEDLDAATDFDALTIETEQSTTRATVKIQEGCDMFCSYCIIPYARGHIASRPLPSILQEAKALAARGFQELVLTGIHVASYGKEAPFRAEMSGVELTDVIEAVAAIPEIRRIRLSSIEPRWVTRQKLERLAATGKLCPHFHLSLQSGSDRILEKMNRHYTTALYAEKVDAIRRVFPDAGLTTDVIVGFPEEGEREFQETLDFTHAIGFSRMHIFPYSPRQGTPAALFTGQVDAAIKKERAARLAAQEVSMRHAFMEKMVGKTLSVLTEEKRDEKGRFSGYSGNYLRVAVVSPTEESVRHFPTKHLNTGEDDFLSPAANHVYSVRVLKRDGEELVGIATGEE; this is translated from the coding sequence ATGAAGCGAATTAAATTTCACACGTTAGGCTGTAAAGTGAATCAATATGAAACGGAGGCCATGGAGGAGCTCTTTCTGCGTGACGGCTATCAGCTTGCCCAAGGAGAGGAAATGGCGGACGTGGTTGTAATTAACACGTGTACGGTGACCCATATGTCAGATGCCAAGAGCCGCCAGCAGATTCGGAAAATGAAACGCGAAAATCCGAATGCGATCATCGCCGTGGTCGGCTGCTATGCACAAGTGGCAGCGGATTCTCTTTCCGCGCTTCCGGAAGTGGACATTCTTCTCGGTACAAAAGGCCGACAACGCCTGCCGGCTCTCGTGGAACAGGTGTGTTCTACCGGAGAACGGCAAATTGCAGTGGAGGATCTCGATGCGGCAACGGATTTTGATGCGTTGACCATTGAGACGGAGCAATCCACAACGCGGGCTACCGTTAAGATACAGGAAGGCTGTGATATGTTCTGTTCGTATTGCATCATTCCCTATGCACGCGGCCATATTGCCTCTCGGCCGCTGCCTTCCATTTTGCAGGAAGCAAAAGCACTTGCGGCACGCGGCTTTCAAGAATTGGTGCTTACCGGCATCCATGTAGCAAGCTATGGAAAGGAAGCTCCTTTTCGTGCAGAAATGTCGGGCGTAGAGCTTACGGATGTCATCGAAGCGGTGGCGGCAATCCCGGAAATCCGGCGCATTCGCCTTTCCAGCATCGAACCTCGTTGGGTGACACGACAGAAGCTGGAACGCTTGGCGGCCACGGGTAAGTTATGCCCGCATTTTCATCTTTCCCTGCAAAGCGGATCCGATCGGATCCTAGAAAAGATGAATCGTCACTACACTACGGCTCTGTATGCGGAAAAGGTCGATGCCATTCGACGGGTGTTTCCGGACGCCGGTCTCACGACGGATGTCATCGTCGGCTTTCCGGAAGAGGGGGAGCGGGAGTTTCAGGAGACCTTGGATTTTACACATGCCATCGGATTCTCACGCATGCATATTTTCCCTTATTCACCACGGCAGGGAACGCCGGCGGCTCTCTTTACGGGGCAAGTGGATGCGGCCATCAAGAAAGAGCGTGCCGCGCGGCTGGCTGCCCAGGAGGTTTCCATGCGGCATGCGTTTATGGAAAAAATGGTCGGCAAAACGCTGTCCGTGCTGACAGAGGAAAAACGGGATGAAAAAGGACGCTTCAGCGGCTATTCCGGCAATTATCTGCGTGTGGCCGTCGTTTCCCCGACGGAGGAAAGTGTCCGGCATTTTCCAACGAAGCATTTGAACACCGGAGAGGATGACTTTCTCTCGCCGGCAGCAAATCATGTGTATTCCGTTCGCGTGCTCAAGCGTGACGGGGAGGAATTGGTCGGCATAGCGACCGGAGAGGAGTAG
- the prmA gene encoding 50S ribosomal protein L11 methyltransferase, with protein sequence METKFLQVTMMYAREWEEAAQALLADSDTLGTQTLDPTTIAQYEAQHPDWELADGDALRADLHRAVEKAADEAWQADDVVQLVFFSDDDMGRQAIERLERQCYEQYGGEIRILQEKQVDNSHWEEEWKKTYHPLSLGKTMEIVPSWMQPTDATRLPIFIEPGMAFGTGSHETTTLCLEALERLPLEGKSGLDLGTGSGILAIYMKKRGMDNVLATDISEDALRSARENAKRNQVDITFRESDLLKNVDGKFHVVVSNILAGPLLRLLPDLPTVLYPGACVVLSGLLATQQESIRNALEQAGFLVSKQTILGEWACLESAWPAEAGSDANGITR encoded by the coding sequence ATGGAAACGAAGTTCTTACAAGTGACCATGATGTATGCGCGTGAATGGGAAGAGGCGGCGCAAGCGCTTCTTGCTGACAGCGATACGCTGGGCACACAGACACTGGATCCGACGACCATTGCGCAGTATGAGGCACAGCATCCGGACTGGGAACTGGCCGACGGCGATGCGTTGCGTGCCGACTTGCATCGCGCCGTCGAGAAAGCGGCCGATGAAGCATGGCAAGCAGACGACGTGGTCCAATTGGTTTTCTTTTCCGACGACGACATGGGACGTCAGGCGATCGAACGCTTGGAACGCCAGTGTTATGAGCAATATGGCGGAGAAATTCGCATTCTGCAGGAAAAGCAGGTGGACAATTCTCACTGGGAAGAAGAATGGAAAAAGACCTATCATCCCCTTTCACTCGGAAAAACCATGGAAATTGTTCCATCCTGGATGCAACCGACGGATGCGACACGGCTCCCCATTTTCATTGAGCCGGGTATGGCTTTCGGCACCGGTTCCCACGAGACTACAACGTTGTGTCTGGAAGCCTTGGAACGTCTGCCTTTAGAGGGGAAGAGCGGCCTCGATTTGGGAACAGGCTCGGGAATTCTCGCCATCTACATGAAAAAGCGGGGGATGGACAACGTGCTGGCCACCGACATCAGCGAAGACGCGTTGCGTTCCGCCCGGGAAAATGCAAAACGAAATCAAGTGGACATCACCTTCCGTGAGAGCGATCTGTTAAAAAATGTGGATGGGAAATTTCATGTGGTCGTATCCAACATTTTAGCCGGGCCGCTGCTGCGCCTTTTGCCGGATTTGCCGACAGTACTGTATCCGGGGGCGTGCGTGGTGCTCTCCGGCCTTTTAGCGACCCAGCAAGAGAGCATCCGAAATGCGTTGGAACAGGCTGGGTTTCTCGTGAGCAAGCAGACGATTTTGGGCGAGTGGGCATGTCTCGAATCGGCTTGGCCGGCGGAAGCGGGATCGGATGCGAACGGAATAACAAGATGA
- a CDS encoding PTS transporter subunit IIC, which yields MKNTAHPIREYWTTVLNGMAWGLFSSLLIGLIIKQIGTLAHIPLLVTMGSVAQKLMGPAIGVGVAAVLDAPALVVLSAVVLGALGAGSVVFDAAGVATIGIGEPVGAFVAALAGVEVGRRVAGKTPVDIVLVPFVTIVTGGLVGFFLAPYISGMMNGLGDLINRATQLQPIPMGIVLSVLMGVILTLPISSAALSISLGLSGLAAGAATVGCCCNMIGFAVISYRDNGFGGSLAQGIGTSMLQMPNIIKKPIVWLPAIVSSAILGPISTAVLGMTSNASGAGMGTSGLVGQFAMLDVMGHSPSVLLQMVVMHFLAPAILSYAVYRLMRGRGWIASGDLRLAFSKREK from the coding sequence ATGAAAAACACGGCACATCCCATTCGCGAGTATTGGACAACCGTATTAAACGGTATGGCATGGGGGCTGTTTTCCTCGTTGCTCATCGGATTAATCATTAAACAGATCGGCACCTTGGCGCACATTCCTTTGTTGGTTACCATGGGCTCGGTCGCACAGAAGCTCATGGGCCCCGCCATTGGCGTTGGTGTCGCTGCCGTATTGGATGCCCCGGCTCTTGTCGTTCTTTCCGCTGTGGTATTGGGCGCACTGGGCGCCGGTAGCGTTGTCTTCGATGCTGCGGGCGTTGCGACCATCGGCATTGGGGAACCGGTGGGCGCCTTTGTCGCCGCACTTGCGGGCGTAGAAGTCGGCCGTCGCGTGGCGGGGAAAACGCCGGTGGATATCGTGCTCGTTCCCTTCGTGACCATTGTGACCGGCGGCCTCGTCGGCTTCTTCCTGGCCCCGTATATTTCGGGCATGATGAATGGTCTGGGCGACCTCATTAACCGTGCCACCCAGCTGCAGCCGATTCCAATGGGCATTGTTCTCAGTGTACTGATGGGCGTGATCTTGACTTTGCCCATTTCCAGTGCGGCCTTGTCGATTTCTCTTGGCCTATCCGGCCTTGCCGCCGGTGCTGCAACAGTGGGCTGCTGCTGCAATATGATCGGTTTTGCGGTCATTTCCTATCGTGACAACGGCTTTGGCGGCAGCTTAGCACAGGGAATCGGCACCTCCATGTTGCAAATGCCCAATATCATCAAAAAGCCGATCGTGTGGCTTCCGGCCATCGTTTCCTCTGCTATTCTTGGGCCCATTTCCACGGCAGTGCTGGGTATGACTTCCAACGCCTCCGGCGCCGGCATGGGAACGAGCGGTTTGGTCGGACAGTTTGCGATGCTGGATGTGATGGGGCACTCACCTTCTGTGCTCCTGCAAATGGTCGTAATGCACTTTCTGGCGCCGGCGATTCTATCGTATGCTGTGTATCGTTTGATGCGCGGAAGGGGATGGATTGCATCCGGCGATCTCAGGCTGGCCTTTTCCAAGCGGGAAAAATAA